From one Streptomyces sp. Q6 genomic stretch:
- a CDS encoding FMN-binding negative transcriptional regulator, with protein MLIHPWDAARDAAEWQQWLAAHDFGQLAVNGLPGEPPFVQPLHFAYDPSAGGGPGADAGSAPRSGSDPGSGSGLGEVVAHLARPNPLWPALAANPEVLLSVVDDYAFVPGPWQAPPGIPAEHGTPTSVYAAVQLRCTAQVVDDPELKAELLNRQVRHFQEPGVSAQAAPGEAPYGRLLPGIRVLRLQVTDVRAKFKYAGHKPDEVQDRIAQGLAERGDPRDAGALAMQRRRRTA; from the coding sequence ATGCTGATCCACCCCTGGGACGCCGCGCGCGACGCCGCCGAGTGGCAACAGTGGCTCGCCGCGCACGACTTCGGGCAGCTCGCGGTGAACGGCCTGCCGGGCGAGCCGCCCTTCGTCCAGCCCCTGCACTTCGCGTACGACCCGTCGGCGGGCGGCGGCCCCGGGGCGGATGCCGGGTCCGCTCCCAGGTCGGGGTCCGATCCCGGCTCCGGCTCCGGTCTCGGCGAGGTCGTCGCGCACCTGGCCCGCCCCAACCCGCTGTGGCCCGCGCTCGCCGCGAACCCCGAGGTCCTGCTCAGCGTCGTCGACGACTACGCGTTCGTGCCGGGCCCCTGGCAGGCGCCGCCCGGCATCCCTGCCGAGCACGGGACGCCGACCAGCGTCTACGCCGCGGTCCAACTCCGGTGCACCGCCCAGGTGGTGGACGACCCGGAGCTGAAGGCCGAGCTCCTGAACCGCCAGGTCCGCCACTTCCAGGAGCCGGGCGTCTCGGCCCAGGCCGCCCCCGGCGAAGCCCCGTACGGCCGCCTGCTCCCGGGCATCCGCGTCCTGCGCCTCCAGGTGACCGACGTACGGGCCAAGTTCAAGTACGCGGGCCACAAGCCGGACGAGGTCCAGGACCGCATCGCGCAGGGTCTCGCCGAGCGCGGTGACCCGCGCGACGCCGGCGCCCTGGCGATGCAGCGGCGGCGCCGGACCGCATAG
- a CDS encoding LysR family transcriptional regulator, with protein sequence MLNLERLRVLDALARYGSVSGAAEALHVTTSAVSQQMSKLEREAGQQLLAKHGRGVRLTDAGRLLAEHSARILSQVELAQADLEAQRGQVVGELRLSAFPTAARGLFPEALAALRRAHPQLRVRSQELEPEAGVAGVMRGDLDLAVVLDWYNKPMPLPDGLAKASIMDDPADVAMSVGHPLAGRAEVGLEDFADDEWITWGEGEFCHEWLLFTLRAKGVEPQVGHRAAETHTQLGLVAAGLGVCVAPLLGRDPVPEGVVTVPVRQQVRRHVYVVWRADADRRPSIRAAVEALQKVGADLGRVAGPA encoded by the coding sequence ATGTTGAATCTGGAGCGGCTGCGCGTCCTCGACGCGCTCGCCCGGTACGGATCGGTCAGCGGCGCCGCCGAGGCGCTGCACGTCACGACGTCCGCCGTCTCGCAGCAGATGTCCAAGCTGGAGCGCGAGGCGGGCCAGCAGCTGCTCGCCAAACACGGGCGCGGCGTACGGCTCACCGACGCGGGACGGCTGCTCGCCGAGCACTCCGCGCGGATCCTGTCGCAGGTCGAGCTGGCCCAGGCCGACCTGGAGGCCCAGCGCGGGCAGGTCGTGGGGGAGCTGCGGCTCTCCGCGTTCCCGACGGCCGCGCGCGGACTGTTCCCCGAAGCGCTGGCCGCGCTGCGCCGCGCGCATCCCCAGCTGCGCGTGCGCTCGCAGGAGTTGGAGCCGGAGGCCGGCGTCGCCGGGGTGATGCGCGGCGACCTCGACCTGGCGGTGGTCCTGGACTGGTACAACAAGCCGATGCCGCTGCCCGACGGCCTGGCCAAGGCGAGCATCATGGACGACCCCGCCGACGTCGCCATGTCCGTCGGCCACCCGCTCGCGGGTCGCGCCGAGGTCGGCCTGGAGGACTTCGCGGACGACGAGTGGATCACCTGGGGCGAGGGCGAGTTCTGCCACGAGTGGCTGCTGTTCACCCTGCGTGCCAAGGGCGTCGAACCGCAGGTCGGCCACCGTGCCGCCGAGACCCACACCCAACTCGGCCTGGTGGCGGCCGGACTGGGCGTGTGCGTGGCGCCGCTGCTCGGCCGCGACCCGGTGCCGGAAGGTGTGGTGACCGTCCCCGTCCGGCAGCAGGTGCGGCGGCATGTGTACGTCGTCTGGCGCGCGGACGCCGACCGGCGGCCGTCGATCAGGGCCGCGGTCGAGGCGTTGCAGAAGGTGGGGGCGGACCTGGGGCGGGTGGCGGGGCCCGCCTGA
- a CDS encoding HipA family kinase yields MLTEVTATRYVTPMREGGSLPGLVEADDLTSYVMKFTGAGQGRKTLVAEVICGRLARRLGLRVPDLVALDLDPVIGLGEPDPEVQELLKASGGTNLGTRFLPRALGFDPLAYTVDPLEAGRIVWFDALINNVDRSWRNPNMLVWHGELWLIDHGASMIWHHNWRGAPAWAGKAYDATDHALAPYGPDIAAAAAELAPRVTPELLAEAAADVPDVWLVDEPGFDDPDAVRRAYADTLLERAATIHERVTLPERDATPNRRAPGWIQGAGR; encoded by the coding sequence ATGCTCACCGAAGTCACGGCGACCCGTTATGTCACCCCAATGAGGGAGGGCGGATCGCTGCCCGGCCTGGTCGAGGCCGACGATCTCACCTCGTACGTCATGAAGTTCACCGGCGCCGGACAGGGCCGCAAGACGCTCGTCGCCGAGGTGATCTGCGGGCGGCTCGCCCGGCGCCTCGGGTTGCGCGTGCCGGACCTCGTCGCCCTCGACCTCGACCCGGTCATCGGCCTCGGCGAACCCGACCCGGAGGTCCAGGAACTGCTCAAGGCGAGCGGCGGCACCAACCTCGGGACGCGGTTCCTGCCGCGCGCCCTCGGCTTCGACCCGCTCGCGTACACCGTCGATCCGCTGGAGGCGGGCCGGATCGTCTGGTTCGACGCGCTGATCAACAACGTCGACCGGTCCTGGCGCAACCCCAACATGCTGGTCTGGCACGGCGAGCTGTGGCTCATCGACCACGGTGCCTCCATGATCTGGCACCACAACTGGCGCGGTGCCCCTGCCTGGGCGGGCAAGGCGTACGACGCCACCGACCACGCCCTCGCCCCGTACGGGCCCGACATCGCCGCGGCTGCCGCCGAGCTCGCCCCGCGCGTGACCCCGGAGCTGCTCGCCGAGGCGGCCGCCGACGTGCCCGACGTGTGGCTCGTCGACGAGCCCGGGTTCGACGACCCGGACGCGGTGCGCCGCGCGTACGCCGACACGCTGCTCGAACGCGCCGCCACCATTCATGAGCGCGTCACGCTGCCGGAGCGCGACGCGACCCCGAACCGGCGCGCGCCGGGCTGGATCCAGGGAGCGGGCCGATGA
- a CDS encoding pyridoxamine 5'-phosphate oxidase family protein has translation MSVAPEPTTTAAEAAPTSGSTSYAPTERTVPTRSKERAAYDKDLVHAILDEAYVCHLGFVRDGAPVVLPTLYGRVGERLYVHGSTGSRPLRMAGQRDPGLAVCLTVTHVDGLVLARSAFHHSINYRSVVIHGTAHQVTDPQEKRLALDALVDHVVPGRSADSRPANAKELAATAVLSLDLAEVSAKLRTGGVNDEPEDLDLPHWAGVVPLQRGHGPLIPDADLADGIEVPAYLRNL, from the coding sequence ATGAGTGTCGCCCCGGAGCCGACGACCACCGCCGCCGAAGCCGCGCCGACGAGCGGCAGCACCTCGTACGCGCCCACCGAGCGCACGGTGCCGACCCGCTCCAAGGAACGCGCCGCGTACGACAAGGACCTGGTGCACGCGATACTCGACGAGGCGTACGTCTGCCATCTCGGGTTCGTGCGCGACGGCGCCCCGGTCGTGCTGCCGACGCTGTACGGGCGGGTGGGCGAGCGGCTCTACGTGCACGGCTCGACGGGCTCGCGGCCGCTGCGGATGGCCGGGCAGCGGGACCCGGGCCTCGCGGTCTGCCTCACGGTGACGCACGTGGACGGCCTGGTCCTCGCCCGGTCGGCGTTCCACCACTCCATCAACTACCGCTCCGTCGTGATCCACGGGACGGCGCACCAGGTCACCGACCCGCAGGAGAAGCGGCTCGCCCTGGACGCGCTGGTCGACCACGTGGTGCCGGGCCGGTCCGCCGACTCCCGGCCCGCCAACGCGAAGGAGCTCGCGGCGACGGCCGTGCTCAGCCTCGACCTCGCGGAGGTCTCGGCGAAGCTGCGCACCGGCGGCGTGAACGACGAGCCCGAGGACCTCGACCTGCCGCACTGGGCCGGTGTGGTCCCGCTCCAGCGCGGCCACGGCCCGCTGATCCCGGACGCCGACCTGGCCGACGGCATCGAGGTCCCCGCCTACCTGCGGAACCTGTGA
- a CDS encoding DMT family transporter: MSTVIAPRGSTPTPTDTTTGTLPRRTLDWRLRFGVLALIWGFSFLLIKVGTDGYAPLQVTFGRLLFGTMVVAAAMAVKRERLPRGARTWGHLTVAALLLNALPFSLFAFAEESIPSTLAGICNATSPLWGMALSLVALSEDRPTRRRVAGLGLGFLGVLTVLGVWQGFHGLDVTGTALALLASFCYPVGWIYVRRTLAGTGNAHLSMIGAQLLLATAQLAFVTPLFTPWPHHFAAVPLLAIAALGTLGTGLAFLIQYGLVAEVGPTTAQMVTYFVPVIATGAGVAVLGESLSWSTPIGAVIILAGAALTQSRPRARRTSGTAPQA, translated from the coding sequence ATGAGCACCGTCATCGCGCCCCGCGGCAGCACACCGACCCCCACCGACACCACGACCGGCACACTCCCCCGCCGCACGCTCGACTGGCGGCTGCGCTTCGGCGTGCTCGCCCTCATCTGGGGCTTCAGCTTTCTGCTCATCAAGGTGGGCACGGACGGCTACGCGCCGCTCCAGGTGACGTTCGGGCGGCTGCTGTTCGGCACGATGGTGGTCGCGGCGGCGATGGCCGTGAAGCGCGAGCGCCTCCCGCGCGGAGCCCGCACCTGGGGGCACCTGACGGTCGCGGCACTGCTGCTCAACGCCCTCCCGTTCTCGCTGTTCGCCTTCGCCGAGGAGTCGATCCCCTCGACGCTGGCCGGCATCTGCAACGCGACCTCCCCGCTGTGGGGCATGGCGCTCTCCCTGGTCGCCCTCTCGGAGGACCGGCCGACCCGGCGCAGGGTCGCGGGTCTGGGCCTCGGCTTCCTGGGTGTCCTGACGGTCCTGGGCGTCTGGCAGGGCTTCCACGGACTGGACGTGACGGGCACGGCGCTGGCTCTGCTCGCCTCGTTCTGCTACCCGGTCGGCTGGATCTACGTCCGGCGCACGCTGGCGGGCACCGGCAACGCGCACCTGTCGATGATCGGCGCCCAGCTCCTGCTCGCGACGGCCCAACTGGCCTTCGTCACACCGCTGTTCACGCCCTGGCCGCACCACTTCGCCGCCGTCCCGCTGCTGGCGATCGCCGCCCTGGGCACGCTCGGCACCGGCCTGGCGTTCCTCATCCAGTACGGACTGGTGGCCGAGGTCGGTCCGACGACGGCGCAGATGGTCACGTACTTCGTCCCGGTCATCGCGACCGGCGCGGGCGTCGCCGTGCTCGGTGAGTCGCTGAGCTGGTCGACACCGATCGGCGCGGTGATCATCCTGGCGGGCGCGGCGCTCACCCAGTCCCGGCCGCGCGCCCGCAGGACCTCGGGAACGGCACCTCAGGCGTAG
- a CDS encoding type II toxin-antitoxin system Rv0910 family toxin, producing MAEVSAEARIDAPTEKVWATLTDFSRYGEWNATHTNFPQGAPTSLEAGGRFEENMKLMGFPAEVTWTVEDLEAARTLAIRGKGPMGVNVGTRYTLTPDGEATTVRIDGEFTGAAVSLMAGKLKDSATAALNESLRKLNGLVT from the coding sequence ATGGCCGAAGTCAGCGCGGAAGCACGCATCGACGCGCCCACCGAGAAGGTCTGGGCGACGCTCACCGACTTCTCCCGGTACGGGGAGTGGAACGCCACCCACACGAACTTCCCCCAGGGCGCCCCGACCTCGCTCGAAGCCGGCGGCCGGTTCGAGGAGAACATGAAGCTGATGGGCTTTCCGGCCGAGGTCACCTGGACCGTCGAGGACCTGGAAGCCGCCCGCACCCTCGCGATCAGGGGCAAGGGCCCGATGGGTGTGAACGTCGGCACCCGCTACACACTCACACCGGACGGCGAGGCCACGACGGTCCGCATCGACGGCGAGTTCACCGGCGCGGCGGTCTCCCTGATGGCGGGCAAGCTCAAGGACTCGGCGACAGCGGCGCTCAACGAGTCACTGCGCAAACTGAACGGCCTGGTCACCTGA
- a CDS encoding DUF3037 domain-containing protein — protein MSERDVFEYALLRVVPRVERGEQMNAGVVVYCRARSYVAALTHLDEARLRALDPEADVAGVRALLGAVERHCAGGEAAGQAGADDAGRRYRWLVAPRSTVVQPGPVHTGLTADPAAEAERLLDLLVR, from the coding sequence ATGAGCGAGCGCGACGTCTTCGAGTACGCGCTGCTGCGCGTGGTGCCGCGCGTGGAGCGCGGCGAGCAGATGAATGCCGGCGTGGTCGTCTACTGCCGCGCCAGGTCCTACGTCGCCGCGCTCACCCACCTCGACGAGGCGCGGCTGCGCGCGCTCGACCCCGAGGCCGACGTGGCCGGGGTGCGCGCGCTGCTCGGCGCCGTCGAGCGGCACTGTGCCGGGGGAGAAGCCGCAGGTCAGGCCGGTGCGGATGATGCCGGGCGGCGTTACAGGTGGCTCGTCGCGCCGCGCTCGACCGTGGTGCAGCCGGGGCCCGTGCACACCGGTCTGACCGCCGATCCGGCCGCCGAGGCGGAGCGTCTGCTCGACCTGCTGGTGCGCTGA
- a CDS encoding Clp protease N-terminal domain-containing protein, with translation MQSPTPSDASAHGRTREEEPLGVPLTDELALVVAGARRRAVRDGDRQIDTAHLLHSLLETDPEVRDAFADGGQVAKLLGYLVQRSIGYGLQWQGAVEDSGAVPVVRGAPGWSPVAAAAMEAGAERAVLRGDGPARGVDVLAALADDVECRAVEVLGRAGVDVGQLRQRLDPSHDGCGSIW, from the coding sequence GTGCAAAGCCCTACCCCGTCGGACGCGTCCGCGCACGGCCGTACCCGCGAAGAAGAGCCACTCGGCGTGCCGCTGACCGACGAGCTGGCGCTGGTGGTCGCGGGGGCCCGGCGCCGAGCGGTGCGCGACGGGGACCGGCAGATCGACACCGCCCACCTGCTGCACTCCCTCCTGGAGACCGATCCCGAGGTGCGCGACGCCTTCGCCGACGGCGGGCAGGTCGCCAAGCTGCTCGGCTATCTCGTGCAGCGCAGCATCGGCTACGGGTTGCAGTGGCAGGGCGCTGTCGAGGACTCCGGCGCCGTTCCCGTCGTGCGGGGCGCCCCGGGCTGGTCGCCCGTCGCCGCCGCGGCGATGGAGGCGGGCGCCGAGCGGGCCGTGCTCCGCGGCGACGGGCCTGCCCGCGGCGTGGACGTGCTGGCGGCGCTCGCGGACGACGTGGAGTGCCGGGCCGTCGAGGTGCTCGGCCGGGCCGGGGTCGATGTGGGGCAATTGCGGCAGCGGCTCGACCCGTCCCACGACGGATGCGGTTCCATCTGGTGA
- a CDS encoding pyridoxamine 5'-phosphate oxidase family protein: MADSQRRGRKIMMSPQELDAFLAEQRTCRVATVSPDGTPHVTPLWFLWDGESLWLYSLTRSRRLADLRADGRVAVVVDAGEEYGELRGVELTGRVEFVGESPRTGAPCPELDGPEKQFARKNFGMSEMVYDGRHAWARLTPDKIASWDFRKLAGL; this comes from the coding sequence ATGGCCGACAGCCAGCGCCGGGGCCGGAAGATCATGATGTCGCCGCAGGAGCTGGACGCGTTCCTGGCCGAGCAACGCACCTGCCGCGTCGCCACGGTGTCACCGGACGGCACGCCGCACGTCACGCCGCTGTGGTTCCTGTGGGACGGGGAGTCACTGTGGCTCTACTCCCTCACCCGCAGCCGCCGCCTGGCCGACCTGCGGGCCGACGGGCGGGTGGCGGTGGTGGTCGACGCGGGCGAGGAGTACGGGGAGCTGCGCGGTGTCGAGCTGACCGGGCGCGTGGAGTTCGTCGGGGAGTCCCCGCGCACGGGCGCGCCGTGCCCCGAACTCGACGGCCCCGAGAAGCAGTTCGCGCGGAAGAACTTCGGGATGTCCGAGATGGTGTACGACGGCCGGCACGCGTGGGCGCGGCTGACGCCGGACAAGATCGCGTCGTGGGACTTCAGGAAGCTCGCGGGGCTGTAG
- a CDS encoding Rieske (2Fe-2S) protein, protein MTASQETAPLGPTPSRRSVVAAVGAVGIAAALTACGSGSDDDTSTPAGDASSGGGEKGQELAKTADIPEGGGKIFADAGVVVTQPTKGQFKGFTNICTHKQCPVTKVEDGTINCPCHGSKFSIEDGSVKHGPATQGLGEKKITTSGDSISLA, encoded by the coding sequence ATGACTGCTTCACAGGAGACCGCACCGCTCGGCCCCACGCCGTCCCGGCGCAGCGTCGTCGCGGCGGTCGGCGCCGTCGGGATCGCCGCGGCGCTCACCGCGTGCGGCAGCGGATCGGACGACGACACGTCGACGCCCGCGGGCGACGCTTCGTCGGGCGGCGGCGAGAAGGGACAGGAGCTCGCCAAGACCGCGGACATCCCGGAGGGCGGCGGAAAGATCTTCGCCGACGCGGGGGTCGTGGTCACGCAGCCGACGAAGGGGCAGTTCAAGGGCTTCACCAACATCTGCACGCACAAGCAGTGCCCGGTGACCAAGGTCGAGGACGGCACCATCAACTGCCCCTGTCACGGCAGCAAGTTCTCGATCGAGGACGGCAGCGTGAAGCACGGGCCGGCCACCCAGGGACTGGGCGAGAAGAAGATCACGACGAGCGGCGACTCGATCAGCCTCGCCTAG
- a CDS encoding cysteine hydrolase produces the protein MPSHEELAELLDPARTVLLTVECQQGVVGTDSALPELAKEARSSGALAQVARLVTAAHESGVQVMHAVAERRPDGRGANRNGRLFRAAERLPVQQLSGSKAVRIAPPIEVADEDLVVRRLHGLSPIAGTDVDPLLRNLGCRTLLVTGVSANVAIPNAVFDAVNLGYTVAVPRDAIAGVPSDYTPAMIRNTLALVATITTTQDVLAAWKRPRRTAARRG, from the coding sequence ATGCCGTCGCACGAGGAACTGGCCGAGCTGCTCGACCCGGCGCGCACGGTGCTGCTGACCGTCGAGTGCCAGCAGGGCGTCGTCGGCACCGACAGCGCGCTCCCCGAACTCGCCAAGGAGGCGCGGTCGTCGGGTGCCCTCGCCCAGGTGGCCCGGCTCGTCACCGCCGCCCACGAGAGCGGGGTGCAGGTGATGCACGCCGTCGCCGAACGCCGCCCCGACGGACGCGGTGCCAATCGCAACGGCCGCCTCTTCCGTGCCGCCGAGCGCCTCCCCGTACAGCAGTTGTCCGGATCGAAGGCGGTCCGGATCGCGCCGCCGATCGAGGTCGCGGACGAGGACCTCGTCGTGCGGCGGTTGCACGGACTGTCCCCGATCGCGGGCACCGACGTCGACCCGCTGCTGCGCAACCTCGGGTGCCGCACGCTGCTCGTCACCGGCGTCTCCGCCAACGTGGCCATCCCGAACGCGGTGTTCGACGCCGTGAACCTGGGGTACACCGTCGCCGTCCCGCGGGACGCGATCGCCGGGGTGCCCTCCGACTACACCCCGGCGATGATCCGCAACACGCTCGCCCTGGTCGCCACGATCACGACGACGCAGGACGTCCTGGCCGCGTGGAAGCGGCCGCGTCGGACGGCGGCTAGGCGAGGCTGA
- a CDS encoding EamA family transporter translates to MQGSKGSQENQETGGRGFGLGLALVSALAFGGSGVAAKPLIEAGLDSLYVVWLRVAGAALVMLPVAWRHRALVRRRPLLLAGFGLLAVAGVQACYFAAISRIPVGVALLIEYLAPALVLGWVRFVQRKPVTRAAALGVVLAVGGLACVVEVWSGLSFDVLGLLLALGAACCQVGYFVLSDQGSDAGSRGGEVPDPLGVIAYGLLIGAVVLTVIARPWGMEWSVLAGSASMNGTSVPAWLLLCWIVLLATVVAYITGVVSVRKLSPQVAGVVACLEAVIATVLAWVLLGEHLSAPQLFGGAVVLVGAFIAQSSKTSKSAQPPGGPVDASPETALSRSGGAV, encoded by the coding sequence GTGCAGGGGTCAAAGGGGTCTCAGGAGAATCAGGAAACCGGCGGTCGCGGCTTCGGACTGGGGCTCGCCCTGGTCTCCGCCCTCGCCTTCGGCGGTTCGGGGGTGGCCGCGAAACCGCTGATCGAAGCGGGGCTCGACTCCCTCTACGTGGTGTGGCTGCGGGTCGCGGGCGCCGCGCTCGTCATGCTGCCCGTCGCCTGGCGGCACCGCGCCCTGGTGCGCCGCAGGCCGCTGCTGCTCGCCGGGTTCGGACTGCTCGCCGTCGCCGGTGTGCAGGCCTGCTACTTCGCGGCGATCTCCCGCATCCCCGTCGGCGTCGCCCTGCTCATCGAGTACCTGGCGCCCGCGCTCGTCCTCGGCTGGGTCCGGTTCGTGCAGCGCAAGCCGGTGACGCGGGCCGCCGCGCTCGGGGTCGTCCTCGCCGTCGGCGGTCTCGCCTGCGTGGTCGAGGTGTGGTCCGGGCTCAGCTTCGACGTGCTCGGACTGCTGCTCGCGCTCGGCGCCGCCTGCTGCCAGGTCGGCTACTTCGTCCTGTCCGACCAGGGCAGCGACGCCGGGTCCCGTGGGGGCGAGGTGCCGGACCCGCTCGGCGTCATCGCGTACGGGCTGCTGATCGGCGCCGTCGTGCTCACCGTCATCGCACGGCCCTGGGGCATGGAGTGGTCGGTGCTCGCGGGCAGCGCCTCGATGAACGGCACGTCGGTGCCGGCCTGGCTGCTGCTGTGCTGGATCGTCCTGCTCGCCACGGTCGTCGCGTACATCACCGGAGTGGTGTCGGTGCGGAAGCTGTCGCCGCAGGTGGCCGGGGTCGTGGCCTGTCTGGAGGCGGTCATCGCGACCGTGCTCGCCTGGGTCCTGCTGGGGGAGCACCTGTCGGCGCCGCAGTTGTTCGGCGGAGCGGTCGTGCTGGTCGGGGCGTTCATCGCGCAGTCGTCGAAGACGTCGAAGTCCGCGCAGCCGCCCGGCGGGCCGGTCGATGCCTCGCCCGAAACCGCGTTGTCGCGTTCCGGCGGCGCGGTCTAG